The following coding sequences are from one Liolophura sinensis isolate JHLJ2023 chromosome 12, CUHK_Ljap_v2, whole genome shotgun sequence window:
- the LOC135479253 gene encoding cytosolic phospholipase A2-like: MQHCHEFVVDHRPCLILYVNVLRGRKITKGWGDMVDTPDPYIELKMRKTPDAKRRTATKTNEINPVWNENFRYLLDPKEKNILHINLKDDNYTMDGTIGSEQININSLERNKWIKKTVTFNKVSEIDMELKTEIDTQPNLRYSVDLCEEEMNYLKARKLKTMTGMGRLLGGRGPKTIEEVPTVAVMGSGGGFRAMVAYSGVFKALQETGVLDCVTYTCGLSGSCWLLSTLYSHPKWPKLSLKEFQEELKKNIDASLINLMGMQQVSRYISAMMEKWNNGQPISFTDFFGHLVGETLIKDRKDCTLTDQQIKLVDGNIPMPLYTCVHVKKNVSARAFQEWIEFSPFEIGMAKFGSFMKSEYFGSKFFMGKLAKKYDEPPLHFLQGIWGSAFCIMFNRLFDDNRNMDPVEMVRREMKKKIKEESVLSDGSEDEDDDDDDDFDNHDNSHHDHCEELTDTPTAAKSRKTKEEDEQQGVEKTVADKGFWMNWFKSLVDSKRFQLLSTRTGRAGVIHNFLRGISLLPKGEEPKTPEETDSDDSDEGIRVYSTHVKKQFVVDAGLTFNSPYPLVLRQARGIDLILSFDFSGRPSDDSEPFKEIKLAEKWAKHNGLRFPPIDTSVFEKEGMKELYIFRDPNDPNCPIILHFVLVNLDFRKYKKPGVPRETTEEKEFADFAVFDDPEAPYSTFNFTYTHKAFDRLSQLMEFNTLNHLKEIKEAIAEAVQKKRK; encoded by the exons ATGCAGCACTGCCACGAGTTTGTT GTGGACCATCGTCCTTGCTTGATTTTGTATGTCAATGTACTCCGAGGACGGAAAATAACTAAAGGGTGGGGCGATATGG TTGACACACCTGACCCGTACATTGAGCTGAAGATGCGCAAAACACCGGACGCCAAAAGAAGAACAGCCACAAAAACTAACGAGATCAATCCCGTGTGGAACGAGAATTTCCGTTATCTCCTCGATCCAAAAGAAAAGAACATACTTC ATATTAACCTAAAAGACGACAACTACACAATGGATGGGACAATCGGAAGTGAGCAGATCAACATAAACAGCCTGGAAAGGAACAAGTGGATCAAGAAGACCGTTACTTTTAATAAG GTCTCTGAAATTGATATGGAATTAAAGACAGAAATAGA TACGCAACCCAATTTACGCTACAGTGTGGATTTGTGTGAAGAAGAAATGAATTACCTTAAGGCCAGGAAGTTGAAAACTATGACAGGAATGGGCCGTTTACTTGGCGGAAGGGGGCCGAAAACCATTGAAGAG GTGCCGACTGTAGCCGTGATGGGGTCAGGTGGGGGTTTCCGGGCTATGGTGGCCTATAGCGGTGTCTTCAAAGCTCTGCAAGAAACAGGTGTGCTGGACTGTGTCACTTACACATGTGGACTGTCGGGATCATGTTG GTTATTATCGACATTGTACTCGCATCCGAAGTGGCCAAAGTTGTCTCTGAAAGAATTTCAGGAAGAGTTAAAGAAGAACATTGACGCGAGTTTGATTAACTTGATGGGTATGCAGCAAGTTAGTCGGTACATCAGCGCCATGATGGAAAAATGGAACAACGGCCAGCCAATCAGCTTCACGGATTTCTTTGGCCATCTGGTGGGAGAAACACTAATTAAAGAT AGAAAAGATTGTACACTGACAGATCAACAGATAAAACTCGTAGACGGTAACATCCCAATGCCTCTGTATACGTGTGTACACGTGAAGAAGAATGTTTCTGCCAGAGCTTTCCAAG AATGGATTGAGTTCAGCCCTTTTGAGATAGGAATGGCGAAGTTTGGGTCGTTCATGAAGAGCGAGTATTTCGGCAGTAAGTTCTTCATGGGCAAGTTGGCGAAGAAGTACGACGAACCCCCACTCCACTTTTTACAAG GTATTTGGGGCAGCGCTTTCTGCATCATGTTTAATCGACTATTTGATGACAATCGAAACATGGACCCCGTGGAGATGGTCAGACGGGAAATGA aaaagaaaattaaagaaGAATCGGTGCTGAGTGACGGAAGCGAAGATGAAGAcgatgatgacgacgatgatTTTGATAATCACGATAACTCTCATCATGATCATTGTGAAGAACTGACTGATACTCCGACCGCGGCCAAAAGCAGGAAAACGAAGGAGGAGGATGAACAACAAGGAGTGGAAAAAACGGTCGCGGACAAAGGATTCTGGATGAACTGGTTTAAGAGCCTAGTAGATAG CAAGAGATTTCAGCTTCTGAGCACGCGCACTGGCCGCGCTGGCGTGATACACAACTTCCTGAGAGGGATCTCCTTACTACCTAAAGGAGAAGAACCTAAGACCCCCGAAGAAACAGATTCTG ACGATTCAGACGAAGGAATCAGAGTGTATTCCACCCATGTCAAAAAACAATTCGTTGTGGACGCAGGGTTAACTTTCAACTCCCCGTACCCTCTCGTGCTGAGGCAAGCCCGAGGGATAGATCTCATCCTGTCGTTTGACTTCAGTGGTAGACCCAGCGATGACAGCGAGCCGTTCAAG gaaatAAAACTGGCTGAAAAGTGGGCTAAACACAACGGCCTTCGTTTCCCACCCATCGACACGAGTGTGTTTGAGAAAGAAGGGATGAAGGAGTTGTACATCTTCCGTGATCCCAACGACCCTAACTGTCCCATAATACTTCACTTCGTCCTCGTGAATCTCGACTTCCGGAAGTATAAGAAGCCAG GTGTCCCAAGGGAAACTACTGAAGAGAAAGAATTCGCGGACTTCGCCGTCTTTGACGACCCCGAAGCCCCGTATTCCACGTTTAACTTCACCTACACTCACAAGGCGTTTGATCGGTTATCTCAGCTGATGGAATTCAATACACTCAACCACCTGAAGGAGATCAAAGAGGCCATTGCGGAGGCAGTCCAGAAGAAacgaaaataa